Within the Candidatus Parvarchaeota archaeon genome, the region AACCCCTCTCCGCCAAATAGCATGTTCTTCACGCCTTTTTGCATCTGCACGTCAAATTTTACTGATGGCTCCATCATGGCAATGCAGCCAGTGTCGACTTTTAGCCTCTGGCCTGCCTTTAGCACAAGCTCAGTTATCTCCCCGTCAAGTGCAACAAACACAGTCCCCGGGCCGCTTATCTCCTGCAGTATAAATCCTTCCCCGCCAAACAGTCCAACCCCAAGCTTTTTCCTGAACATTGTCTTGAGCTGCACTGTCTGCTGTGCAAGCAAAAAAGCATCCTTCTGGCATATGATGCTCTCTCCCTGCTTGAGGTTGAACTGCATGATTTTCCCTGGAAAGTCGCTTGCAAAAGTCACAAATCCCCTGTTGCCCTGCGCTGTGAAATTGACAAGGAAAAGCGATTCGCCTGTAAAAAGCCTTCCAATCCCTGCCCCAAGCCCGCCTCTCATTTCACTGACCATATCGATGTTGTCTGACATCCAAGCCATTGCGCCGCTTTCAGCATAGACACTTTCTCCTGCTTCAAGCTCAATGGAAACAGTCTGCATGGTTGTGCCATTAATCCTTGATTTCATATAATCACCCACTGCATTAAGTTTATTTCTAGTTTATTTAATACTTGCCATGCCAAAGTTAATCTATAGTTTTGTCTACTTGGCATTGCCAAAGGGAAACTTGGCATAGCCGAGGTGAAACAGGGAGACTATGAAAATGGAAAAACTAGGGCAGCTTGCAGTTGAACTGCACAGAAAGCAAAAGGGAAAGATAAAAATCGCCCTCAAGGGAAAGCTCAACAACATCAGGCAGCTCTCCCTAGCATACACGCCTGGCGTTGCCCAGGTGTGCAGGGAAATAGCAGCCAGCCCTGATGCTGCATTTGACCTTACAATGAAATGGAATTCTGTTGCAATCCTTACAGATGGAAGCCGGGTGCTTGGGCTTGGGAACATAGGGCCTGCCGCGTCGCTGCCTGTGATGGAGGGCAAGGCGCTTTTGTTCAAGCGATTTGGGGGCGTTGATGCGTTTCCCCTCTGCCTTGACGTGAAAAGCGAGGATGAGTTTGTCCAGGCTGCAAAGGCAATAGCGCCTGTTTTTGGCGGCATAAACCTTGAGGACATTGAAAATCCAAAGTGCTACGGTATTGAAAGCAGACTGGAGGAGAAGCTAGGCATACCTGTGATGCATGACGACCAGCACGGGACTGCAGTTGTCGCACTTGCCGGACTGATTAATTCGCTAAAAGTCGCAGGCAAGAAACTTGAGGCCGCAAAAGTCGTAATAAACGGCGCGGGGGCGGCTGGAAGCGCAATAGCAAAATTGCTTGGAATCGCTGGCGTGAATGAAATCATTGTTTGCGACAGCAAGGGAGTCATTTCAAAATCAAGGGCGGATTTGGACACCCACAAGTCGCAGCTTGCAGCCATTACAAACAAGCAGGATGTCCAGGGCACACTTGAGGCTGCATGCAAGGGCGCTGATGCCATCATTGGGGCCTCTGTGCCAGGCTCAATAAACCAGCATATGGTAAAATCAATGTCAGAAAAGCCAATTGTTTTTGCACTGGCAAATCCAATTCCCGAAATTTCGCTGGAGGACGCACGCCTGGCCGGGGCTTTTGTTTATGCGACAGGCAGGTCTGACTTGCCAAACCAGATAAACAACGTGCTTGGCTTTCCTGGCATTTTCAGGGGGGCACTTGACGTGCGCGCAAGCAGGATAACAAGCGGGATGAAGCTTGCCGCATCATATGCGATTGCAAACTCGGTTCCAGAAGGCAGTCTGTCCAGGGAGTTCATTGTGCCGACGCCCTTTGATTCCATGGCGCCATTCAATGTCGCACTTGCAGTTGCAACCCTTGCGCAAACAGAAGGCGCGGCGCACCTCAAGCTTTCAGAGGGCGAGCTGAGGGAAAAAATCAAGGAAAACATAAAGGGCTAGACTGCTTTTTTCAACACGCATAGCTTTATTGCAGTGCTTTCCCCCCACTCCTTTTCCGGCTTTGCGAGCCATTTGCAGACCCCAATTCGCCTTAAATATTTTTGTATCACAATAAACCACAAATTCTTTTCCTGTTTGGTTTTGAAATTAGACATTTCGCCTCGCCACTGGAAAATCCGTTCACTGCCTTTCGGGCCTTTCAAATCCCGCCAAGCCGCTTTCCCCCATGGCGCCTTTCAATATCGGCCATGGCGCCCTTTTCAACAAGCGAGATTGAAATCGGCGTGAGCACAACACTTCCTTTCACAAGCCTGGTGACATCATTCCCCCGCCTTGCCTTTGCAAGCCGCGCCCCGGTTATCTTGTAATCGTTCAATCCATACTTGTGCTTCTCTTCCCTTATCTTTATCACAAAGTGCTGCATTTGCGGCCTGCAGACCTCCACCCTTGCCTTCTTTGAGTTAGTCGGGAAATTCACATTGAGCACATCGCACCCTTCGGGCAGCCCGTTTTCCAGGGCCTCTTTAATGAAGTAGCTTGCCCATTTTTTTGTTGAGTCAGGCTGTGGCCAGGCGTTTCCGCTTGCCCAGTTTTTCACGTTTGACATTGCAGAAAATGCTATTGCTGGGACTCCATAAGTTGCCGCCTCAACTGCCGCCCCTATGGTGCCCGAGGAAAGTATTGAGTGTATGGAAACATTGTAGCCGGAGTTGATTCCAGTGACTGCCAAAGCAGGTTTTTTTTTCAAAAACCCCCTCCTGTTTATCGCAAAGGTTATGGCATCTGCAGGCGTGCCG harbors:
- a CDS encoding TIGR00266 family protein, with the protein product MKSRINGTTMQTVSIELEAGESVYAESGAMAWMSDNIDMVSEMRGGLGAGIGRLFTGESLFLVNFTAQGNRGFVTFASDFPGKIMQFNLKQGESIICQKDAFLLAQQTVQLKTMFRKKLGVGLFGGEGFILQEISGPGTVFVALDGEITELVLKAGQRLKVDTGCIAMMEPSVKFDVQMQKGVKNMLFGGEGLFLATVDGPGKVWLQSMPVSNLAAAVAAYIPRG
- a CDS encoding NADP-dependent malic enzyme; amino-acid sequence: MEKLGQLAVELHRKQKGKIKIALKGKLNNIRQLSLAYTPGVAQVCREIAASPDAAFDLTMKWNSVAILTDGSRVLGLGNIGPAASLPVMEGKALLFKRFGGVDAFPLCLDVKSEDEFVQAAKAIAPVFGGINLEDIENPKCYGIESRLEEKLGIPVMHDDQHGTAVVALAGLINSLKVAGKKLEAAKVVINGAGAAGSAIAKLLGIAGVNEIIVCDSKGVISKSRADLDTHKSQLAAITNKQDVQGTLEAACKGADAIIGASVPGSINQHMVKSMSEKPIVFALANPIPEISLEDARLAGAFVYATGRSDLPNQINNVLGFPGIFRGALDVRASRITSGMKLAASYAIANSVPEGSLSREFIVPTPFDSMAPFNVALAVATLAQTEGAAHLKLSEGELREKIKENIKG
- the surE gene encoding 5'/3'-nucleotidase SurE, giving the protein MILISNDDGLSKGLLLLIEAALENDSDVVAIVPSRQQSATSKKITYHKPLSVRQVDFHGHSVTLIDGTPADAITFAINRRGFLKKKPALAVTGINSGYNVSIHSILSSGTIGAAVEAATYGVPAIAFSAMSNVKNWASGNAWPQPDSTKKWASYFIKEALENGLPEGCDVLNVNFPTNSKKARVEVCRPQMQHFVIKIREEKHKYGLNDYKITGARLAKARRGNDVTRLVKGSVVLTPISISLVEKGAMADIERRHGGKRLGGI